From Coffea arabica cultivar ET-39 chromosome 2e, Coffea Arabica ET-39 HiFi, whole genome shotgun sequence, the proteins below share one genomic window:
- the LOC113731108 gene encoding uncharacterized protein, with translation MTEVIANYNISVNEFAANMAVEGFQSAEVEAIMKAVGENKTWNAIEGLSDTNANLRGLCGTTTAQNVDKTVPPDVQEMAEFAVAEYNRIAGTKLVLIKVLAYVKLVVVFGTFYGLHMLTQDDKGTYKDQALTLKLNNGMKVLLWYKHN, from the exons ATGACTGAAGTCATAGCCAACTACAACATCAGCGTGAACGAATTCGCAGCCAACA TGGCTGTGGAGGGATTCCAATCAGCTGAAGTGGAAGCTATAATGAAGGCAGTTGGAGAAAACAAGACATGGAACGCAATTGAAGGACTCAGTGACACG AATGCCAACCTCCGAGGTTTATGTGGTACTACGACTGCACAAAATGTGGACAAGACAGTCCCTCCTGATGTTCAAGAGATGGCAGAATTTGCAGTGGCAGAGTACAACAGGATAGCTGGGACCAAGCTGGTTTTGATAAAAGTGCTTGCCTATGTCAAGCTGGTTGTAGTTTTTGGCACTTTCTACGGGCTTCACATGTTAACTCAGGATGACAAGGGCACATATAAAGATCAAGCACTAACCTTGAAATTGAACAATGGCATGAAGGTACTCCTGTGGTACAAACATAATTAA